A single genomic interval of Cucumis sativus cultivar 9930 chromosome 5, Cucumber_9930_V3, whole genome shotgun sequence harbors:
- the LOC101207013 gene encoding methionine gamma-lyase has translation MITEVRAHDTSLPCKNNNNFSYDTEPTSITRLSSWPMGELDPAAALAMASPEFGEHGGVNMSIENSITFTVMEAETMRRMFEGELGPERDFFIYSRHFNPTVMALSRQMAALEGTEAAYCTSSGMAAVSSVLLQLVSSGGHIVASRTLYGGTHALLSHFLPRVSKITTTFVDVRNHEMVRDAMVEGKTKVLYFETVANPTLTVANIPELSRMAHQKGVTVVVDNTFSPIIISPTRLGADVVVHSCSKFISGGADIIAGAVCGSKELVNSMMDLHQGTLMLLGPTMNAKVASELSQRIPHLSLRMKEHSNRALVFAQRMKNLGLKVIYPGLNDHPDHQLLGSIANKDYGYGGVLCIDMGTEERANRLMNLLQNHTHFGLMAVSLGFFETLMSCSGSSTSSELNGEEKELAGISPGLIRMSVGYVGTLEQKWNQLEKALLKMKI, from the exons ATGATAACTGAAGTAAGAGCTCACGACACTTCTCTCCCATGCaagaacaacaataatttctcTTACGATACCGAACCGACCTCCATCACGAGGCTATCATCATGGCCAATGGGTGAGCTAGATCCAGCGGCCGCTCTGGCAATGGCCAGCCCCGAGTTCGGAGAGCATGGTGGCGTGAACATGTCAATTGAAAACTCCATAACATTCACGGTGATGGAGGCGGAGACGATGCGTAGGATGTTTGAAGGGGAGTTGGGGCCTGAGCGGGACTTCTTCATCTACAGCCGCCACTTCAACCCGACCGTCATGGCCCTTAGCCGGCAGATGGCGGCATTGGAAGGGACCGAGGCAGCCTATTGTACGTCGAGTGGGATGGCCGCTGTTTCATCTGTTTTGCTGCAGCTTGTGAGCTCCGGTGGGCATATCGTGGCGTCGAGGACGCTCTACGGCGGTACTCATGCATTGCTGTCGCATTTTCTGCCGAGGGTAAGCAAGATAACAACGACTTTTGTGGACGTGAGGAACCATGAAATGGTTAGAGATGCCATGGTAGAGGGAAAGACGAAG GTATTGTATTTTGAGACGGTGGCAAACCCGACGCTTACGGTGGCAAACATCCCCGAGCTCAGTCGGATGGCACACCAGAAGGGGGTGACTGTGGTAGTCGATAATACGTTCTCACCCATAATCATCTCACCGACAAGGCTCGGTGCTGACGTCGTCGTCCATAGCTGCTCAAAGTTTATCAGCGGTGGTGCAGACATTATTGCAG gCGCTGTTTGTGGGTCAAAAGAGTTGGTGAATTCTATGATGGACCTTCACCAAGGCACATTGATGCTTCTGGGGCCAACAATGAATGCTAAAGTTGCATCTGAACTCTCTCAAAGAATCCCCCATTTAAGCCTTCGAATGAAGGAGCATTCTAACAGAGCTTTAGTTTTCGCTCAAAGGATGAAGAATCTCGGCCTCAAAGTCATATACCCTGGCCTCAACGATCACCCTGATCACCAACTTCTAGGCTCCATAGCCAACAAAGACTACGGCTACGGCGGAGTTTTGTGCATTGACATGGGGACCGAGGAGAGAGCCAACAGACTCATGAATCTCCTTCAAAACCATACACACTTCGGTCTCATGGCCGTTAGCTTGGGCTTCTTCGAGACCCTCATGTCATGTTCAGGTAGTAGCACGAGTAGCGAGTTAAATGGGGAGGAGAAGGAATTGGCTGGCATTTCTCCTGGATTGATTAGGATGTCTGTTGGATATGTTGGAACTCTGGAGCAGAAGTGGAACCAATTGGAGAAGGCActgttgaagatgaagatttgA